One Pseudomonas entomophila genomic window carries:
- a CDS encoding RNA ligase family protein, giving the protein MNMDFRADAHTLELLKYPRTPHLEGSRLQDGDTDAGQVRYATLAGQWLVVEEKLDGANAGISFTEGGELRLQSRGHYLTGGGRERQFNLFKQWAVAHERWLLERLEDRFVLYGEWLHKKHSVFYDHLPHYFCEFDIWDRATGLFLSTAARRRLLEGGPVLSVPVLYEGPAPRRYADLMALVGDSLAKTARWREVFEQVVSREGLDLTRAWRQCDRSSRMEGLYLKLEDERQTVGRLKWVRQDFVQAILDADQHHANQPFIPNQLADGVDLYAPCLSMDWQGPRHGY; this is encoded by the coding sequence ATGAACATGGATTTTCGTGCCGACGCGCACACCCTCGAACTGCTCAAGTACCCGCGCACGCCTCACCTGGAAGGTTCGCGCCTTCAAGATGGCGACACTGACGCTGGCCAGGTCCGCTATGCCACCCTGGCCGGCCAATGGCTGGTGGTGGAAGAAAAACTCGACGGCGCCAACGCCGGCATCAGCTTCACCGAAGGCGGTGAGCTGCGCCTGCAATCGCGCGGTCATTACCTCACCGGCGGTGGCCGCGAGCGCCAGTTCAACCTGTTCAAGCAATGGGCCGTGGCCCATGAGCGCTGGTTGCTGGAACGCCTGGAAGACCGCTTCGTGCTGTATGGCGAATGGCTGCACAAGAAGCACTCGGTGTTCTACGACCACTTGCCGCACTACTTTTGCGAGTTCGACATCTGGGACCGCGCCACCGGGCTGTTCCTGTCCACCGCGGCACGCCGACGTTTGCTTGAGGGTGGGCCGGTGCTGTCGGTGCCGGTGTTGTACGAGGGTCCGGCGCCGCGCCGTTATGCGGACCTGATGGCGCTGGTCGGTGATTCGCTGGCCAAGACTGCACGGTGGCGAGAGGTGTTCGAGCAGGTAGTGAGCCGCGAAGGCCTCGACCTGACCCGCGCCTGGCGCCAGTGCGACCGCTCCAGCCGCATGGAGGGGCTGTACCTGAAGCTCGAGGACGAGCGACAGACCGTCGGCCGGCTCAAATGGGTGCGCCAGGACTTCGTCCAGGCCATCCTCGATGCCGACCAGCACCATGCCAACCAACCGTTCATCCCTAATCAACTGGCCGACGGCGTCGACCTGTATGCGCCTTGCCTGTCCATGGACTGGCAGGGCCCGCGCCACGGCTACTGA
- a CDS encoding AAA family ATPase → MDIRQLQQLVPEPGRDMDATACLAAIPALARLADTPQDPTYHAEGDVWTHTRLVVEALLVQPAYQQATAEQRLVLFFAALLHDIAKPDTTVIDPETGRIGQPGHSRRGAVDARLLLWRAGVPFDLREQICRIIAVHQLPFFALQDDRSGRSAEFLLHKLSWELPVWMLCAVAEADMQGRHYAGKADVLTAIELWKELAAEEGCLHGPRAFADDYTRIQYLRGARVHPDYSLHEPEGSQVVMLSGLPASGKDTWTARHHPDLPVVSFDDARQALGLRHGQNEGAAAHYAIDRAKALLREQRPFVWNSTHLSAQMRSRTLDLLYGYGAQVEIVYLERPEAEIMRRNQRRDTSLRNDDIRRMLFKWEVPLPTEAHRVTYQAVTA, encoded by the coding sequence ATGGACATTCGACAACTGCAACAACTGGTGCCCGAGCCTGGGCGCGACATGGACGCCACGGCCTGCCTGGCGGCAATTCCGGCCTTGGCGCGCCTGGCCGACACACCGCAGGACCCGACCTATCACGCGGAGGGCGATGTGTGGACCCACACCCGCCTGGTGGTCGAGGCGCTGCTGGTACAACCTGCTTATCAGCAGGCCACCGCCGAGCAGCGCCTGGTGCTGTTCTTCGCGGCGCTGTTGCATGACATCGCAAAACCTGACACCACGGTGATCGACCCGGAAACCGGGCGCATCGGCCAGCCCGGCCACTCGCGCCGGGGGGCGGTGGATGCGCGGCTGCTGCTATGGCGCGCTGGCGTGCCGTTCGACCTGCGCGAGCAGATCTGTCGCATCATCGCGGTACACCAGTTGCCGTTCTTTGCCTTGCAGGATGATCGCAGCGGGCGCAGCGCGGAGTTCCTGCTGCACAAGCTGTCGTGGGAGCTACCGGTGTGGATGCTCTGCGCGGTGGCTGAAGCCGACATGCAGGGCCGCCACTACGCCGGCAAGGCCGATGTGCTGACCGCCATCGAGCTGTGGAAGGAGCTGGCGGCCGAGGAGGGCTGCCTGCATGGGCCGCGGGCGTTCGCCGATGACTACACGCGCATCCAGTACCTGCGCGGCGCCCGGGTGCACCCGGATTACTCGCTGCACGAGCCGGAGGGCTCGCAGGTGGTGATGCTCTCGGGCCTGCCGGCCAGCGGCAAGGATACCTGGACCGCGCGGCATCATCCGGATCTGCCGGTGGTGTCGTTCGACGATGCGCGCCAGGCCCTGGGCTTGCGCCATGGGCAGAACGAGGGGGCCGCCGCGCATTACGCCATTGACCGGGCCAAGGCCTTGCTGCGAGAGCAGCGGCCGTTCGTGTGGAACTCGACGCACCTGTCGGCGCAGATGCGCAGCCGTACCCTGGACTTGCTCTACGGTTACGGCGCGCAGGTGGAGATCGTCTACCTGGAGCGCCCCGAGGCCGAGATCATGCGGCGCAACCAGCGGCGTGACACGTCACTGCGCAACGACGATATCCGCCGCATGCTGTTCAAGTGGGAGGTGCCGTTGCCGACCGAGGCGCACCGGGTCACGTACCAGGCCGTGACGGCTTGA
- a CDS encoding anti-virulence regulator CigR family protein translates to MKLESLLTAALSLALVCASPTLLADPGKGKGHDKGNPHGSQGHSQNGSDWHGGPSVDLGGVRVVLDDNREYWSRGSALPPGVQKNLERGKPLPPGIAKKLDSRLLGRLPHYDGYEWRQAGADLLLVTIATGVIYEVLHSVLD, encoded by the coding sequence ATGAAGCTTGAATCGCTATTAACTGCAGCATTGAGCCTGGCCCTGGTTTGCGCGAGCCCTACCTTGCTGGCGGATCCAGGCAAGGGAAAGGGCCATGACAAGGGCAACCCGCATGGTAGTCAGGGCCACTCACAGAACGGTAGCGACTGGCATGGCGGCCCATCCGTGGACCTGGGCGGGGTGCGGGTCGTACTCGATGACAACCGCGAGTACTGGAGTCGCGGCTCGGCGTTACCGCCTGGGGTGCAAAAGAATCTTGAACGGGGCAAACCACTTCCGCCGGGAATTGCCAAGAAGCTGGATAGCCGGCTGTTGGGGAGACTTCCGCATTACGACGGCTATGAATGGCGACAGGCCGGGGCAGACCTGCTGTTGGTGACGATTGCCACGGGCGTGATCTATGAAGTCTTGCACAGCGTGCTGGACTGA
- the fos gene encoding fosfomycin resistance glutathione transferase gives MLTGFNHLTLAVSHLPRSIAFYQQALGFRLHASWKAGAYLSLGDLWLCLSLDEARAVDLPRNYTHYAFSIEPGHFSAFAQRLRERDVPLWRQDKSEGDSLYFLDPDGHQLEAHVGDLASRLAACRASPYSEMVFFD, from the coding sequence ATGCTGACGGGCTTCAATCACCTCACCCTCGCCGTAAGCCACTTGCCCCGAAGCATCGCGTTCTATCAGCAAGCCCTGGGCTTCAGGTTGCATGCGAGCTGGAAGGCAGGGGCCTATCTCAGCCTGGGCGACCTGTGGCTCTGCCTGTCATTGGACGAAGCGCGTGCGGTGGACTTGCCGCGCAACTACACGCACTACGCATTCTCCATCGAGCCGGGGCATTTCAGTGCTTTCGCGCAACGTTTGCGTGAACGGGATGTTCCGCTGTGGAGGCAGGACAAGAGCGAAGGTGATTCGCTCTACTTCCTCGATCCCGACGGCCATCAACTGGAAGCGCATGTCGGCGACCTGGCGTCGCGTTTGGCGGCGTGCCGTGCCAGCCCCTATAGCGAGATGGTGTTTTTCGACTGA
- a CDS encoding GNAT family N-acetyltransferase, which produces MSSLTFRQATPHDVDRCYQIETTAYEGDEAATREKIATRIAQYPEGFLILELDDQVIGFINSGCAHEVVMSDEAFKELVGHDPQAPNVVIMSVVLDPAHQGQGHAGRLMARFVEQMRERGKATIHLMCKDRHVGLYEKLGYRYVRPSASDHGGMAWHEMVMVL; this is translated from the coding sequence ATGAGTTCCCTGACCTTCCGCCAGGCCACGCCACACGATGTGGACCGCTGTTACCAGATCGAAACCACCGCCTACGAGGGCGATGAAGCCGCCACTCGGGAGAAGATCGCCACGCGCATCGCCCAGTATCCGGAAGGTTTCCTGATTCTGGAGCTGGACGACCAGGTGATCGGTTTCATCAACAGTGGTTGCGCCCACGAAGTCGTGATGTCCGATGAAGCCTTCAAGGAGCTGGTCGGGCATGACCCTCAGGCCCCCAACGTGGTGATCATGTCGGTGGTGCTGGACCCGGCACACCAGGGCCAGGGCCATGCCGGGCGCTTGATGGCGCGCTTCGTCGAGCAGATGCGCGAGCGCGGCAAGGCGACCATCCACTTGATGTGCAAGGACCGCCATGTCGGCCTCTACGAGAAGTTGGGCTACCGCTATGTCCGCCCATCGGCCTCCGACCACGGTGGCATGGCCTGGCACGAGATGGTCATGGTGCTCTGA
- a CDS encoding SH3 domain-containing protein, with translation MKYVVIAPHRSEYPAPITFARDTLLEIGQRYEGNEHWEDWYLCSCAGQAPGWVPAQVIERLGVGRGRALEAYSAHELDIDPGQMVEGLRPLNGWLWCRSLRNGELGWLPLAKLRLMA, from the coding sequence GTGAAGTACGTCGTGATAGCACCCCACCGCAGTGAATACCCTGCACCCATCACTTTCGCCAGGGATACTCTGCTGGAAATAGGCCAGCGCTATGAGGGCAACGAGCACTGGGAAGACTGGTACCTGTGCAGTTGCGCGGGGCAGGCCCCGGGCTGGGTGCCGGCCCAGGTCATCGAGCGGCTCGGTGTTGGACGGGGCAGGGCACTGGAAGCCTACAGCGCCCATGAGCTGGACATCGACCCTGGCCAGATGGTCGAGGGCCTGCGGCCGTTGAACGGTTGGCTGTGGTGCCGCAGCCTGCGCAATGGCGAGCTGGGCTGGCTGCCATTGGCGAAGCTGCGGCTGATGGCTTGA
- a CDS encoding cysteine hydrolase family protein yields MNICTRNATLLIIDMQAGINDPRLGRRNNPEAELRMAELLAAWRVHGRPVVHVRHASRDPGSVFWPGQPGCEFQPAFTPLASEAVFTKQVPDAFCQSGLERWLLVRGVTELVIVGVITNNSVESTARSAGNLGFATTVVSDACYTFDQQDLQGRRWPAEEVHTLSLSNLAMDYACIVDSATVLAAD; encoded by the coding sequence ATGAACATTTGCACCCGCAACGCCACCCTGCTGATCATCGACATGCAAGCCGGTATCAACGACCCTCGCCTGGGCCGGCGCAACAACCCCGAGGCGGAGCTGCGCATGGCCGAATTGCTGGCCGCCTGGCGCGTGCATGGCCGCCCGGTGGTGCACGTGCGGCACGCCTCGCGCGACCCTGGCTCGGTGTTCTGGCCCGGACAGCCTGGCTGCGAGTTCCAGCCCGCGTTCACGCCACTGGCCAGCGAAGCCGTCTTCACCAAGCAGGTGCCCGATGCATTCTGCCAGAGTGGCCTTGAGCGCTGGCTGTTGGTACGCGGCGTCACCGAGCTGGTGATCGTCGGGGTGATCACCAACAATTCGGTGGAGTCGACCGCGCGCTCGGCCGGCAACCTGGGTTTCGCCACAACGGTGGTCAGCGATGCCTGCTACACCTTCGACCAGCAGGATCTGCAGGGCCGCCGATGGCCTGCCGAAGAGGTGCATACCTTGTCGCTGAGCAACTTGGCCATGGACTATGCCTGCATCGTCGACAGCGCCACTGTACTGGCCGCCGACTGA
- a CDS encoding LysR family transcriptional regulator — MALDMLREIQAFVSVAHKRSFISAARSLGRSPSAVTRAVQALEDNTGAKLFNRSASAVSLTEAGERLLPHAERLLDVQRDAADELAALTGSAQGWIRLAAPEVLAQHVLPSVLAEFSQRHPKVTLDVQFGDQALDPLQGKFDFVIRGAFPQSSELIGYPLWAYRRHLYASPRYLASVGTPTTLDELERHALILHTAPRILKAWHFCRDGQITSLRPQPRLRLGSGVAVLHSTLAGAGIARLADWLAEPHEQAGRLVKICPDYHLTSSSGHDPQMHAVYPAGNMPARVRELLQALREAHPRPQTPA, encoded by the coding sequence ATGGCCCTGGACATGTTGCGAGAGATACAAGCCTTTGTCAGCGTTGCGCACAAGCGCAGCTTCATCAGCGCCGCCCGTTCGCTGGGACGCTCACCCAGCGCCGTGACCCGAGCGGTGCAGGCGCTCGAGGACAATACCGGCGCCAAGCTGTTCAACCGCAGCGCCAGTGCCGTCAGCCTGACCGAGGCCGGTGAGCGGTTGCTGCCCCACGCCGAGCGCTTGCTGGATGTGCAACGAGATGCCGCCGACGAGCTCGCGGCACTGACCGGCTCGGCCCAGGGCTGGATCCGCCTGGCCGCACCCGAAGTACTGGCCCAGCATGTACTACCCTCGGTACTGGCCGAATTCTCCCAGCGCCACCCGAAAGTGACCCTCGACGTGCAGTTCGGCGACCAGGCGCTCGACCCGTTGCAGGGCAAGTTCGACTTCGTCATCCGCGGGGCTTTTCCGCAGTCCAGCGAACTGATCGGCTACCCACTGTGGGCTTATCGTCGCCATCTCTATGCCAGCCCACGCTACCTGGCGAGCGTAGGCACCCCCACAACGCTGGATGAACTGGAGCGGCACGCACTGATCCTGCACACCGCCCCGCGCATCCTCAAGGCCTGGCACTTCTGCCGTGACGGCCAGATCACCAGCCTGCGCCCACAACCCCGGTTACGGCTGGGTTCGGGCGTCGCCGTATTGCACAGTACGTTGGCGGGTGCTGGTATCGCCCGGCTGGCCGACTGGCTGGCCGAGCCACACGAACAGGCTGGTCGCCTGGTGAAGATCTGCCCGGACTACCACCTGACCTCTAGCAGTGGTCATGACCCGCAGATGCATGCGGTGTACCCCGCAGGCAATATGCCTGCACGGGTTCGCGAACTGCTGCAGGCCTTGCGTGAGGCTCACCCTCGGCCGCAAACACCTGCGTGA
- a CDS encoding sulfite exporter TauE/SafE family protein, whose protein sequence is MMDIALLSLFAFAAGLIDAAVGGGGLIQIPALFNVLPNAQPAALLGSNKLASVCGTSFAARSFIRKVKLDWGLIVPAALSAFVMSFFGAATVSLVPASVMRPMVLVLIVLMAVYTFCKKDFGTLHKPTVIGRKEQCLAVLIGGAIGFYDGLFGPGTGSFLIFLFIRFFALDFLHASASAKLVNIATNLAALVFFIPSGNVLWAIALPMAVFNILGALTGTWLAVRKGAGFVRGLFLILLCVLIAKLSWDLLS, encoded by the coding sequence ATGATGGATATTGCCCTGCTTTCACTGTTCGCCTTCGCCGCCGGCTTGATCGATGCCGCCGTGGGAGGTGGCGGGCTGATCCAGATCCCGGCGCTGTTCAACGTGTTGCCGAACGCACAACCTGCCGCGTTGCTGGGTAGCAACAAGCTGGCCTCGGTGTGCGGCACAAGCTTTGCCGCGCGCTCGTTCATTCGCAAGGTGAAGCTGGACTGGGGGCTGATCGTGCCCGCGGCGTTGAGCGCCTTCGTCATGTCGTTCTTTGGCGCGGCCACGGTATCGCTGGTGCCCGCGAGCGTGATGCGGCCGATGGTGCTGGTGCTGATCGTGCTGATGGCGGTCTACACCTTCTGCAAGAAGGATTTCGGCACCCTGCACAAGCCCACCGTGATAGGCCGCAAGGAACAATGCCTGGCGGTGCTGATCGGTGGCGCCATCGGCTTCTACGACGGGCTGTTCGGTCCGGGCACCGGCAGCTTCCTGATCTTCCTGTTCATCCGCTTCTTCGCCCTGGACTTCCTGCATGCCTCGGCGTCGGCCAAGTTGGTCAATATCGCCACCAACCTCGCTGCGCTGGTGTTCTTCATCCCTTCCGGTAATGTGCTGTGGGCCATCGCCCTGCCCATGGCGGTGTTCAACATTCTCGGCGCACTGACGGGAACCTGGCTGGCAGTGCGCAAGGGGGCGGGCTTTGTGCGGGGGCTGTTCCTGATCCTGCTCTGTGTGCTGATTGCCAAGCTGAGCTGGGACCTGCTCAGTTGA
- a CDS encoding GGDEF domain-containing protein, whose product MPVEPMVSPVTSRLLPALILFGLTLALTLGGILARPIESLSLFWPVNAVLAGVLLRNPRQATPAGFGLVYLAMVIADLACGTAWQPALWFNLCNLGAIATIWYLVARLPRQHRRLRTPHGTLCLFGACAAGAAVAASLACVMATPWFEQSLRATWLAWFSEQFSTSVLVLPVLLTAPSPRALTRSGSQSIPIAPLLVLLASLALSIAFGGPGAIAFPIAALLWCALSYTPFLVSLLALTAGSTLIVAVAQNLMHFSVPQSEAGVTALMSARLGIAMLVLGPLVLACVSSANRNLMARLAHQASIDHLTGALTRSAFTQRANSLLESRQRDAQPMPLTLMMLDIDHFKSINDRHGHALGDQVLRQFALALQDQLHEGELFARLGGEEFAIVMPGLAPEQARFSAERLRRTVQDLHISQADQRLQITVSIGLAGCSTEHPSSSLDELLAQADLALYRAKAHGRNRVEQAETLRQLV is encoded by the coding sequence TTGCCGGTCGAGCCTATGGTGTCTCCAGTCACTTCGCGCCTGCTGCCTGCCCTGATCCTGTTCGGCCTGACCCTGGCTCTGACCCTGGGCGGCATCCTGGCCCGGCCAATCGAGTCCCTTTCGCTGTTCTGGCCGGTCAATGCGGTGCTCGCCGGCGTATTGCTGCGCAACCCACGCCAGGCCACGCCGGCAGGTTTCGGCCTGGTCTACCTGGCCATGGTCATCGCCGACCTGGCCTGCGGTACAGCCTGGCAACCGGCCCTGTGGTTCAATCTGTGCAACCTGGGCGCCATTGCCACTATCTGGTACCTGGTAGCTCGCCTACCGCGCCAGCACCGTCGCTTGCGAACACCACACGGCACGCTTTGCCTGTTCGGCGCTTGCGCCGCTGGTGCCGCGGTGGCCGCCAGCCTGGCCTGCGTGATGGCCACACCGTGGTTCGAGCAATCCTTGCGCGCCACCTGGCTGGCCTGGTTCAGTGAGCAGTTCTCCACCAGCGTGCTGGTATTGCCGGTACTGCTCACCGCGCCCTCGCCGCGCGCCCTGACACGCAGCGGCAGCCAGTCAATCCCTATCGCGCCGTTGCTGGTGCTGCTGGCCTCCCTTGCCCTGAGCATCGCCTTCGGCGGCCCCGGCGCCATCGCCTTCCCCATCGCCGCGCTGCTGTGGTGTGCGTTGAGCTACACGCCCTTCCTGGTTTCACTGCTGGCGCTGACCGCCGGTAGCACGCTGATCGTCGCCGTGGCGCAGAACCTCATGCATTTCAGCGTGCCGCAGAGCGAGGCTGGGGTCACCGCGCTGATGTCGGCGCGGCTGGGCATCGCCATGCTCGTGCTGGGCCCGCTGGTACTGGCCTGTGTGAGCAGCGCCAACCGCAACCTGATGGCCCGCTTGGCGCACCAGGCATCCATCGATCACCTGACCGGCGCCCTCACCCGCAGCGCGTTCACCCAGCGTGCCAATAGCCTGCTGGAGAGTCGCCAGCGAGATGCGCAGCCCATGCCGCTGACTTTGATGATGCTCGACATCGACCACTTCAAAAGCATCAACGACCGCCATGGCCATGCACTCGGCGACCAGGTGCTGCGCCAATTCGCCCTGGCCCTGCAGGATCAGTTGCACGAAGGCGAACTGTTCGCCCGTCTGGGGGGGGAGGAGTTCGCCATCGTCATGCCTGGGCTGGCACCCGAACAGGCGCGATTCAGCGCCGAACGACTGCGCCGCACGGTACAGGACCTGCACATCAGCCAAGCTGATCAACGCTTGCAGATCACCGTCAGCATCGGCCTTGCGGGTTGCTCCACCGAGCATCCTTCGTCCAGCCTCGACGAACTGCTGGCCCAGGCCGACCTGGCCCTGTACCGGGCCAAAGCGCACGGCCGCAATCGTGTCGAGCAAGCCGAGACACTGCGCCAGCTGGTCTGA
- a CDS encoding SLC13 family permease, with protein sequence MNHELIWVLGLLAIVVVLFIINRPRMDVVALLVILALPLTGILTVEQALAGFSDPNVVLIAALFVIGEGLVRTGIAYRIGEWMSERAGNSEARLLVLLMIAVAGLGSVMSSTGVVAIFIPVVLSIAARLQLSPSRLMMPLSFAGLISGMLSLVATPPNVVVHSELVRHGEQGFNFFSFTPFGLVVLVLGIGYMLLTRHWLNGEVRKDGRVETRRTLLDLVLDYKLNGRERRLRIRPHSPLIGHTLGELELRTRHGANVVGIERQHKFTTRVIPADSGTLLQQGDILLLDLFANRDDLRSLCQGMLLEPLHFKAAYFIDQSQEVGMAEISLPPGSQLIGKTILELAFRTRYDLNVVGLRRDQVAIEGQLVEEKLRLGDTLLVIGPWKAVRQLQGKPRDFLVLSLPAEIDQVAPARARAPYALLSLAVMVGLMVSGLVPNVIAALIGCLLMGAGRCIDMNSAYRAIHWQSLVLIVGMLPFALALQKTGGIDLAVGALVGLLGGAGPGVILGCLFALTALIGLFISNTATAVLMAPVAISTAQQLGMSPYPFAMTVALAASAAFMTPVSSPVNTLVLGPGQYRFADFVKVGVPFTLLVMLVTVLMVPWVFKL encoded by the coding sequence ATGAACCATGAGCTGATCTGGGTCCTCGGCCTGCTCGCCATCGTCGTCGTCCTGTTCATCATCAATCGCCCACGCATGGACGTGGTCGCCCTGTTGGTGATCCTCGCGCTGCCGCTGACCGGCATCCTGACCGTGGAACAAGCCTTGGCCGGTTTCAGCGACCCGAACGTGGTGCTGATCGCCGCGCTGTTCGTGATCGGTGAAGGGCTGGTCCGCACCGGCATCGCCTACCGTATCGGCGAATGGATGAGCGAACGCGCCGGCAACAGCGAGGCACGCCTGCTGGTGCTGCTGATGATCGCGGTGGCCGGTCTTGGCTCGGTGATGAGCTCGACCGGGGTGGTCGCCATTTTCATCCCGGTGGTGCTGAGCATCGCCGCGCGCCTGCAACTCTCGCCCAGCCGCCTGATGATGCCCCTGAGTTTCGCCGGCCTGATCAGCGGCATGCTCAGCCTCGTGGCCACGCCCCCGAACGTGGTGGTGCACAGTGAACTGGTACGCCACGGCGAACAGGGCTTCAACTTCTTCAGCTTTACCCCCTTCGGCCTGGTGGTGCTGGTGTTGGGCATCGGCTACATGCTGCTGACCCGTCACTGGCTCAATGGCGAAGTACGCAAGGATGGCCGGGTGGAGACCCGCCGCACCCTGCTCGACCTGGTCCTGGACTACAAGCTCAACGGCCGCGAGCGGCGCTTGCGCATCCGCCCACACTCGCCGCTGATCGGCCACACGCTGGGCGAACTGGAGCTGCGCACCCGCCACGGCGCCAACGTGGTGGGCATCGAGCGCCAGCACAAGTTCACCACTCGGGTGATCCCCGCCGACTCCGGCACGCTGCTGCAGCAAGGCGACATCCTGCTGCTCGACCTGTTCGCCAACCGCGACGACCTGCGCAGCCTGTGCCAGGGGATGCTGCTTGAGCCGCTGCACTTCAAGGCGGCCTACTTCATCGACCAGTCCCAGGAAGTGGGCATGGCAGAGATCTCGCTGCCGCCCGGTTCGCAACTGATCGGCAAGACCATTCTCGAACTGGCCTTCCGCACCCGCTACGACCTCAATGTGGTTGGCCTGCGTCGCGACCAGGTGGCCATCGAAGGGCAACTGGTGGAAGAAAAGCTGCGCCTGGGCGACACCCTGCTGGTGATCGGCCCCTGGAAAGCAGTGCGCCAACTGCAAGGCAAGCCACGTGACTTCCTGGTGCTCAGCCTGCCTGCCGAGATCGACCAGGTGGCGCCGGCACGCGCCCGCGCACCCTACGCGTTGCTCAGCCTGGCGGTGATGGTCGGGCTGATGGTCAGCGGCCTGGTACCCAATGTCATCGCCGCGCTGATCGGCTGCCTGCTGATGGGTGCCGGCCGCTGCATCGACATGAACAGCGCCTACCGCGCCATCCACTGGCAGAGCCTGGTGCTGATCGTCGGCATGCTGCCCTTTGCTTTGGCACTGCAGAAGACCGGCGGCATCGACCTGGCGGTCGGAGCACTGGTCGGCCTGCTCGGTGGCGCCGGCCCCGGCGTGATCCTCGGCTGCCTGTTCGCCCTCACCGCGCTGATCGGCCTGTTCATTTCCAACACCGCCACCGCGGTGCTGATGGCCCCGGTGGCGATCAGCACTGCCCAACAACTGGGCATGTCGCCCTACCCCTTCGCCATGACCGTGGCCCTGGCCGCTTCGGCGGCGTTCATGACGCCGGTCTCGTCACCGGTCAATACCCTGGTACTCGGCCCTGGCCAATATCGTTTCGCCGACTTCGTCAAGGTTGGGGTACCCTTCACGCTGCTGGTGATGCTGGTGACCGTACTGATGGTGCCCTGGGTGTTCAAGTTGTAA
- a CDS encoding glycine zipper domain-containing protein — translation MRLTLPSLALGLLLCQGAFAGDGTAAIGGGLGGALGNVVGKQIGGSTGAAIGAGLGGAAGSAVGARKGNRTEAAIGGGLGSAGGSLIGGKLGGSNGSTIGAGLGGAAGGAIGNHMGDNNRKHKHRH, via the coding sequence ATGCGTCTGACTCTGCCTTCTCTCGCCCTCGGCCTGCTGCTGTGCCAAGGCGCTTTCGCCGGTGACGGTACCGCCGCTATTGGTGGTGGTCTGGGCGGTGCGCTGGGCAACGTCGTCGGCAAACAGATCGGTGGCAGCACCGGTGCTGCGATCGGTGCCGGCCTGGGCGGCGCCGCCGGCAGCGCGGTGGGTGCGCGCAAGGGCAACCGCACCGAAGCGGCCATTGGTGGCGGCTTGGGCTCAGCTGGTGGCTCGCTGATCGGCGGCAAGCTGGGTGGTTCCAATGGCTCGACCATTGGCGCAGGCCTGGGTGGCGCGGCCGGTGGCGCCATCGGCAACCACATGGGCGACAACAACCGCAAGCACAAGCACCGTCACTGA
- a CDS encoding class I SAM-dependent methyltransferase, whose product MSRSLEVNRASWDERAPLHAASKDYEVECFVSNPGHLSEVVRFDQPRLGDIRGLRAVHLQCHIGTDTLSLARLGAQVSGLDFSEASLHQARQLAERAGARIDYVQADVYRAAEVLEAGSFDLVYTGIGALCWLPSIERWARTVAALLKPGGRLFLRDGHPMLMAVNEDYQDRLQLDYPYFEREAPTIWHSDQTYVDTDQALTQTETHEWNHGLGEIITALLANGLRIAGLEEHQSIPWEALPGQMELGADGEWRLCEAPWRLPLSYTLQALKA is encoded by the coding sequence ATGAGCCGCTCACTTGAAGTCAATCGCGCCAGTTGGGACGAGCGGGCGCCTTTGCACGCTGCGTCGAAGGACTACGAAGTCGAGTGCTTTGTAAGCAACCCAGGGCACCTCTCCGAGGTGGTGCGTTTTGACCAACCGCGGCTAGGCGACATCCGGGGGCTGCGCGCGGTGCATCTGCAATGTCACATCGGTACCGATACCTTGTCACTGGCACGCCTGGGCGCTCAGGTCAGCGGGCTGGATTTTTCAGAGGCCTCATTGCACCAGGCGCGGCAACTCGCCGAGCGCGCCGGGGCACGCATCGACTACGTGCAAGCGGACGTCTACCGGGCCGCCGAAGTGCTGGAGGCAGGCAGTTTCGACCTGGTCTACACCGGTATCGGCGCCCTCTGCTGGCTGCCCAGCATCGAGCGCTGGGCACGCACCGTGGCAGCGTTGTTGAAACCTGGCGGGCGGCTGTTCCTGCGTGACGGCCATCCGATGCTGATGGCCGTCAACGAAGACTATCAGGACCGCTTGCAACTGGATTACCCGTACTTCGAGCGGGAGGCGCCGACGATCTGGCACAGCGACCAGACCTACGTCGACACCGACCAGGCCCTGACCCAGACCGAAACCCATGAGTGGAATCACGGCCTGGGTGAGATCATCACGGCCTTGTTGGCCAACGGCCTTCGGATAGCTGGCCTGGAAGAGCACCAGAGCATCCCTTGGGAGGCCTTGCCCGGGCAGATGGAGCTTGGAGCCGACGGCGAATGGCGCCTGTGCGAAGCACCTTGGCGCCTGCCGCTGAGTTACACGCTGCAGGCGCTCAAGGCCTGA